One window from the genome of Salmo trutta unplaced genomic scaffold, fSalTru1.1, whole genome shotgun sequence encodes:
- the rbm12ba gene encoding RNA-binding protein 12, which yields MTIVLRLQGLSIEAGTEDIRRFFTNLYIPEGGVYIIGGHLGEVFIVFTTERDGQHAMRRSGTLLRGSPVTLHISSIAELQRKMESKLQREKLLPALVPEKKPLLPPAVPLPDPATALLIGLVAVIQGLQSNQPGEHNKVTAAPGPVLRANSPAVGCVLRADSAAVGPVLRTDNTAVPGGELRRPEEAYRPRPGYVRLFGLPKTVTSQEICHFFKGLLVQDVIANVKLGVRQGCLVKFGHAQDACDALSFNHQQLGRISVEVRGASEEMWSYAIQQCQKPSYDPLENPLYRPTTQRERTSYNPQEIPSYTIQRDGPSLESKEMQHQERPSYRTQRQSLYESDRETHRTWAKRRSEDRSLSRSPKRPRSCESLSPSVEYCIMAKNLSKTITKTEIKELFGCPNIANSKILHLLYKDSERTDTAFVIFNQTEDYVYALNLNGCHVGSQAIEVSSVTKEKMQAMLSTGRHHGNPKTTPAVSERSEGKHQIGRPRVRPFPTAQTCVYVRNLQSDVTKMEIKEFFCDLPLTEQFIYILCDQDGNGIGEAVAQFKTEDFATQAQKRHGKTYMGTRVLLTCISFQQMEDILKRNA from the coding sequence ATGACCATAGTACTTCGGTTGCAGGGTCTGAGTATTGAGGCCGGGACAGAAGACATACGCAGATTCTTTACCAACTTATACATCCCAGAAGGTGGTGTATATATTATAGGAGGACACCTTGGTGAAGTGTTCATTGTGTTCACTACAGAGAGAGATGGCCAGCACGCAATGAGGCGCTCTGGAACTCTTCTTAGAGGGTCTCCGGTGACCCTACATATTAGTAGCATCGCAGAACTGCAACGAAAAATGGAGTCCAAACTACAGAGGGAGAAGCTCCTTCCAGCGCTGGTACCTGAGAAGAAGCCTTTGCTGCCCCCGGCAGTGCCCTTGCCCGACCCTGCCACAGCCCTACTGATCGGCCTTGTTGCTGTTATTCAAGGACTGCAGTCTAATCAGCCAGGAGAGCACAACAAAGTGACAGCAGCACCTGGTCCTGTGCTCAGGGCTAATAGCCCAGCTGTTGGTTGTGTGCTCAGGGCCGATAGCGCAGCTGTCGGTCCTGTGCTCAGGACTGATAACACAGCTGTGCCTGGGGGTGAGCTAAGGAGACCAGAAGAGGCTTACAGGCCAAGGCCAGGCTACGTCAGGCTCTTTGGCCTGCCAAAGACTGTCACCAGCCAGGAGATCTGCCACTTCTTCAAAGGCCTGTTGGTCCAGGATGTGATAGCTAATGTGAAGCTGGGCGTGAGACAGGGCTGCCTTGTAAAGTTTGGGCATGCCCAGGACGCATGTGATGCTCTAAGCTTCAACCACCAGCAACTGGGCCGCATCAGTGTGGAGGTCCGTGGGGCCTCTGAGGAAATGTGGAGCTATGCCATCCAGCAGTGTCAGAAACCTTCTTATGACCCCTTGGAAAACCCCTTGTATAGGCCCacaacccagagagagagaacctcgTACAACCCCCAAGAAATACCCTCGTATACAATCCAGAGAGATGGACCCTCATTAGAATCCAAGGAAATGCAGCACCAGGAAAGGCCCTCCTATAGAACCCAAAGACAAAGCTTGTATGAGtctgacagagaaacacacaggacCTGGGCCAAGAGGCGCTCTGAGGACAGGTCGCTGTCACGGTCACCGAAGAGGCCCAGATCCTGTGAGTCCCTTTCACCGAGCGTGGAGTACTGTATTATGGCCAAAAATCTATCCAAAACAATAACGAAGACTGAGATAAAAGAATTGTTTGGCTGTCCAAACATCGCCAACAGCAAAATATTACACTTACTGTATAAGGATAGCGAGAGGACAGATACAGCGTTTGTAATATTCAACCAAACGGAAGACTACGTTTATGCTTTGAACCTAAACGGCTGCCATGTTGGTTCCCAGGCCATAGAGGTCTCCTCTGTCACCAAGGAGAAGATGCAAGCTATGTTGTCAACTGGGAGACACCATGGCAACCCCAAGACAACACCAGCAGTGTCAGAGCGAAGCGAGGGGAAACATCAGATTGGGAGACCCAGGGTGAGACCGTTTCCCACAGCACAGACATGTGTTTATGTACGAAACCTCCAGTCAGACGTGACGAAAATGGAAATAAAAGAATTTTTCTGCGACCTTCCTCTGACTGAACAGTTTATCTACATTCTGTGTGATCAAGATGGCAATGGCATCGGTGAGGCTGTGGCTCAGTTTAAAACGGAGGATTTTGCCACACAGGCCCAGAAACGACATGGCAAGACATATATGGGGACC